The stretch of DNA GTGTCTCGAGGTTCGAGCCATCGAGATCGCAGCGGAAGACCATCCCTTCCTGATAGGGCTTGCGATGGTCGTGGACTTCCCGCCCACTTAGATCAACCACAACTTTGCCATCCTTGTCTTTCAGACGGCGGCCAGAGTTACCGAAGTTAAAGTACAGCTTACCATCGGGGCCGAGAACAAACGCATGGATGCCGTGATCGTGCTGCTTGCCTTCAATCCCGGTGAACAGAATCTCTTTGGAACCAGGATCGGCCTTAAGATCATGATTACGGTCATAGAGTGAGAAAACGGTATCTCCGGCCGAGATAATGACTCGATCACCGAGCACGCAAATTCCGTGTGCCGAATCGACATCGTTCCCCTGATAAAAAACTGTCGATTTGTCGGCCACACCATCGCCATTCGTATCCTCGAGAATGAGAATGCGGTCACCTTCAGGACGCTCGCCATTATGATGACGATAGTTCACCACTTCACAGACCCACACGCGGCCTTGAGGATCGATATCAATATTCGTGGGGTTGAGCATCATCGGCTCACCAGCAAAGAGCGTCGCTTCGAGCCCTTCACCGGCATCCAGTTGATCCACCGCTTTGGCCAGTTCTCGGCTCCCGGCACTTCCCCCAGTTGCTTGAGTCGCTTTGGGTGAGGGAGCCTGTGTGTAAACAGCGAACTTCACGGTGCTGCCACAGCCTTGATTGGCACCACCATCATCAATGGCACCCCGTGCCTGGAAGCGTGTCGTCCCTTCGGGAAGTTTATACGCAATGAGTGAGTTGGCATGTGTGCCAATGCCGAAGGAATGCTGCACACCTGCGACCATGAGTGCATCACCGCCACAACTCTTATTGAGTTGAACCTGCCCGAAGCCCGATTCTGCGCGACTCCACTTGAGATCTGTCAGCTTGACTTGACCCTGCGGAGTGGTGAGGGTCGGTTCGACCCAGTCGGCCCAGTCGCAGCCAAAGCCATCACCAGCATCACTGATGACCAGGTAAAGCTCTTTAGCTCCATTGAGTGGAACATCGATAGCAACACTGTGGCCCTTCGTCTCAGCAGAGACAATCGGGCTTTCGTAAATGGGTTTAGTTTCTGCAGCGATGACCAACCCCGCCATCAGCAGAGCAGGGGTCATGACAAGTGGTGTGACACAGCGATAGCTGGCAAGAGTGTGAGCGATATGCCGAAAGGAGAACATCAGGGAGCCTCGTACAAATTGCAGGAATGAAATCATCCCTGCAATCTACCGGCGAACACATCAAAATGCACGAGTGTTTTGATGGGCTTGGCAACTGAGTGTTGGTGGACGGTTTGAATCTCAGATCTGACACCGCGATCATCTAATCCACGATGAAATCGCTGATGTTCTTTGCACTCAGTTTTGGACCGCACAGAGTGCCGAGCCGCGCCACGCATGCCAGTCGTCGCTCGGCTTGGTATAAAGTGAGTTTCCTTGGCATCATGCACGGGAAAGCTTTCGCCCGAAAAAGCTGTGAACCTGTGCACAGGATTCGTATCTGAAGGGTTCCCAGAAGTTTCAAGAGTTCCAGGGAAGCGGCCTGGCTGATGTACAGCCGAGTGATGCTGATAGCATCCATTTAGATGATCTGACCCCTTTGACTGCCTGAAAAGTGGATTTATGTCTGAGTTGATTACACCGCGTGTGCTGGGTGGATTTCGTGACTATCTGCCAGATGCCATGATGGCTCGTGAGCGTCTGATGGAGACGGCCCGCCGGGTTTATCGCAGCTATGGCTTCAGCCCGATTGATACCCCTGTGCTTGAATACAGCGAGATTCTGCTGGGCAAAGGTGGCGATGAATCGGACAAGCAGTTGTTTCGCTTCCGCGATAACGGCGACCGCGATGTGGCCATGCGGTTTGATTTAACCGTCCCCCTGGCACGATTCTCTGCGATGCATGCGGGAGAGTTGGGGCTCCCCTTCAAGCGATATCATATTGCTCCCGTCTGGCGTGGCGAAAAGCCGCAAAAGGGACGCTATCGCGAGTTTGTCCAATGTGATTTCGACACGATTGGCACCCTCTCGAATGCAGCTGATATCGAAACGTTAATGGTGATTTACGATCTGCTAAGTGCGATTGGCTTTACTCAAAATGGTCAGCCCCAATTCGGTATTCGTGTCAATAACCGGCTGATTCTCAATGGTGTCCTCGAGCAGTTGGGTGTGGCGGAAAAATCGGTGGGTGTGCTGCGAGCGATCGATAAGCTCCCTAAAGTTGGCCGGGAAGCCGTGCTGGCCGAGATGGTTGAAAAGGTCTCCCTCACCAACGAACAGGCGGTGCAGGTCCTGGATCTGCTCTCGACTGAAGCCGATCTCGATCAACTGGAAAAACTGCTGGCGGCGAATGCCAAAGCCAGTGAAGGGGTAGCCCGGCTCAGAGAGTTGCTTTCAGCAGCTAAAGAAGCGGGAATTCCAGCCAGCGCCGTGACGATTGATCTTTCGATTGCCCGTGGTCTGGATTATTACACTGGCACCATCTACGAGACCTTTCTGACAGCCCTCCCCACTATTGGAAGTGTCTGTTCGGGTGGTCGATACGACAATCTCGCCGGGCTCTTTACAAAAGAACAACTGCCCGGGATTGGTGCCAGCCTGGGCCTGGATCGATTGCTGGCTGCCATGGAAGAACTGGGCATGATCGGTCATGCCACAACACCCGCAGTGGTCTTCGTGCCCCAGTTCGATGAATCGAAGCTGGGGGCCTATATGCATCTGGCCCGCCGCCTGCGTGCGGCAGGTATCGCGACTGAGGTTTATCCCGAAGCGAAGAAGCTGGGCAAGCAATTGCAGTATGCCGATCGGAAGGGCTTCCGACTGGCAGTCATTGCAGGGAGCGATGAATTCGCGAAGGGCGAATGGCAAGTCAAAGATCTGCAGTCGGGCAGTAAAGAAATGATTGCCGATGCGGTTCTGGAAACCCGCTTACTCGAGATTCTGGCTGCTGGAAAGTGAGTGTGACCTGCCATGACTCGTCTCTTTGCCGGAACGGCATTTGACAGGCCACCGACTTGTGAGGTGTGTCAGAAGCTGGAAGACGAGTGCGCTTGCCCGCCGGTCGTCAAAGCTCCCACCTGGGCCGACCCTAAGACTCAAACGGTGAAACTGTTTGAAGAAAAGCGCAAAGGGAATCGATTTGTGACGATCGTGCGCGGTCTCAAGCGAGAGACAACAGACTTTGCTGCATTGCTGACAAGTCTGAAATCGACGTGTGGAGCTGGTGGATCGATTGAGGAAGACGATCTTGTCATTCAGGGGCAGCAGTTACAGCGACTCACCGATCAGCTCAAGTCCCTGGGCTATCGAATTGCCGGTGGAAAGTCCAAGTGATCTGATCGCACTGGCAAGGGCTCGCCCTCATCCCGGCCTTCTCCCGTCGGAACGGGAGAAGGAGTAATGCATGCGGCAGCGTCTGCGAGTGAGAACACCTCAGGCTCGTCAATTTAACGGTCGTAATAACTCAGCAGTTCCGGATGTCTCCGGGCACTCCACCAGAACCCTTTAGGTACCAGCCCCAGCATCACAACGACCAATTGCGAAAGGACGAACAGACCCAGCCAGAAGAGGGTTCCTTCTTTGAACCCATAGGAATGCAGCCCGACACCCAATTCGTTCACGCCAAACCACGACCAGCTCACGACGATGTTCCCCATCACAGCCAGGACCGCCAGTCCTCGTTCTTTCACCAGGCCTCCCCAGCGGGCATGCAATGCCAGTGCATTCCACAGCACAATCATCAGGGCGCCGTTCTCCTTCGGATCCCATCCCCAGAAGCGGCCCCACGAGTCGTCCGCCCACAGTCCGCCGAGCACAGTCCCGACAAAGCTGAAGAAAATTGAGAAACACAACACGCCATAGGTCATGCGATACAGTTCGCGGTGCATGTTCGGAGTCAGCGAAGGTGTCAGTACGCCACGCACAAGATAGATCAGGCCCAATAGCCCCGCGATGTAAGTGGTCGCATAGCCCAGTGTGATACACGTCACATGTGTCGCCAGCCAGAATTGTGTATCCAGCACGGCCTGCAGCACATCGAACGTATCCCCATCTGCCGCCAGACCCCAGGCAATCAGGAGTGTGGCATATCCAGCTGTCGCACCAATCACATTGCCAATCCCATTGCGATAGATTGCTTCCAGCAAAATCCCCAGCAGGACACTGGCCCAGCCAATGAAGACAGCCGAAGAATACAGATTGGTCACGGGTGGTCGTCCCGAAATATACATCCGGCCTGCCAGCGCGAGCGTATGAACAATGACGCCCAGAATCAGCAATGCCAGTGCGGCTCTCCCGAGTGGCTTCTGCCAGAAGAGCCACGAGAGCATGGCCAGCACGAATCCCGCCAGGTAAACCACAGCCGCCTGGGTAAACCAGTCGACCCGGTTAAAATAGGCTTCAAAACGCAACTTTGTCAGCGAAACATCTTTCAGGTTCTGTGTCGCCAGCCATTCCCGGTAATCCGCAACCGCTTTATTGAATTCCTGAGGCTTATTGGCTGCCCACGAGGAGTAGATCGTGACCAGATAAGACAGTGCCTGGCTGTCTTGCTCTTCGCGAGAAAGGACCGAACGGATAATGCCCATCGTCCAGGCGGAAGCAAATGTCTGCCATTTGTCTTCATCTGCGGCCGGTGGGACTGCCAGTGGTGGATGACGAACTTCCAGCGCCTGCTGACGACGAATCGCTTCACGCAGATCGTTAGCCGGGTTCTCCTGACCAATCCGCGGCAATCCAAAGGCCGCAGTCAGCAGATCAAGTTGGCCAATCTGGCGCTCAAACTGCAGCAGCTTCTTCTCAAAAGCCGTTAACTCAGTCGCAGGTTTTTCTCGAGCCAGATCTGCCTGACGGGCCAGTTCCGGCAGCTTATCAGCCACTTCCATCGGGCTGTAACGAAAACCAGGGCGACGCTCCAGCCCCAGGAGTGCCAGCAGTTCAAAGTTCTCGATCCGCAGCACCCGGTGATCTCCACCTACTCGCGGCTGCGCCATAATATCAAGCAGCCAGCGGATGGCCGGTTGCGACTTGTCGTTGGCATCGGCATAGGTCGATTTACCACTCAAGACCTGGAGTGATGTTCTCGCCAGGGTATCAAATGGTTTGGTACGTCCTTGCGAAACGACAGGGAGTTCACCAAACGAGGCCAGATCAAACTCTGTGAAAGGTGTCGAACGCGGCATGCTCTGGCCAGCGATGTAACCCCCAAAGACCAGCACAGCGACTCCCGCAGGAATCCAGCCCCACACTCCCCACGTCCTGGGCTTGGGTTCATCTTCGACGACAGGTCGCTTCGCAGGTCGCCGACGGGGATCATCACTGATCTCTGCTATGCTCATCGCAGCTGGCTCAGGCTTCTGAATGCGATTGAGAAACCGCAAGAGCGTGATCATAAACTGGGCCAGCATCCCAATCGCCACGATCATGCAGCTTACATAAGGAATCATCCAGCCCTGATTCGCCACCACCGAGATCGTGGAGAACTCGGCCCCCGATTGGGGACTCTGGTGATAACCCGTCTGATACAGAGTATCCCCTGCAAATCGCAGCGGATTATTCATCCAGACCTTCACGTCACGATCCACATGGCGGGCAGGGTCGTAAATATGGAGATCCGAGGAAAAATCTTTCGGTGTACTGGTACCGATATAGAGTTCACGCCGCACATCTTTGAGCGTGACCGAGTAAGGCTTGTAATGACGTTCAAACCGCAGTGCCAGTTGATATTTTTTCCCATCGACATCGACAGAGTCGATTTCACCCGATTCCGCCAGGAGTGCTGAAACCAGATAAGTTCCCAGCGATGTCGCGTCTTTCTTAAACAGCTCAACATAGGCCGCTGGCATATCGACTTTGCCACCGGCATCCGTCCCCTTGGAAGTCTCAGCGGCTATGGCACCAATCTTGAGTCCATGGCCCGCCGTCGCAGGATTTGTGGCAAACGATTTGGGATCAACAATCTGGGCATTGTTGTAAAACTTGTGAATCCGTATGCCGAAAGGTAACGCGGGGTCGGTCAACGTCTCATCAAGAGCTCCCCCTGTTGAACCACCACCCAGAAAGCTGGGGAGATAGCGCTTCCAACCCCAGGGTTCTCCCAGCAGGACATTGCTAGGAATGACCGTGACCGATTCGCTTTTGTCGTTGAGCGGGTTCGAAATGGCCAGTTCAACAGTCCGCACGTCCTGTACGAAGTTTTGCGTTTGTCCTTCCGAGAGCGACATTTGAGCTTCGACAGCTCGCGTGCCTACCAGGACTTCACTGAGCATCAGAAGGGCGATTCCACCATGGAGCAGCACAATCCCCGCGCGCTGACCGAAGGCCAGCAGACAGCCAGCGAGTAAGCATCCACCCGCCAGACCTCCCTTGGTCAATTGCCAGAGAATTCGCATCGAAGAGGGACTGGGAGTTTCACTATTCCCTGGGATGAGCAACCAGATAATGCCTGCGATCGAAATGGCCAGACCTGTTGCCAGCAATCCCCAAGTCACAGGTTTTGAAAGTGGCACCCAGAATAAAGAGGCAAAGAGCAGCACAAACGAAGCATAGACACTGACCTTCAGGCACAGCCAGAGTTGATCGTAAAGTTGTTGATTCTCGGGCAGAATTCCACTGGCATTATCACCACTGATAATGACGACCCAGGTCATGGCTGCACCCACCAGCAGCACACCGATTCCGGAAAAAAGACGCAGCCCCTTCGCCTGAAAGGTGAAGCGAACGGTGTGAGCTGCCAGCAGGTTGATAGCCATGATCGTTCCAATCAGCCACCCCCCCGGGAAGTAAAAACCACCCGGAATTTTGGGCATATCTGGAAAGAACGAAGGCGGGAAAAATATCTGAAATCTGATCCACGCAATCGGCGTGCGGAAGTAATCACGGATCACCACCCAGATATCGTCTTCCACCTGGGCCAGAGTTCCCGCCAGCACAATAAAGATTGCCATGGCGAACAGCACGACTGTCAACTTCAACGAAGCCAGAGGCATCAGGATGGATCGAACGAGGCCCAGCAAGCCAGGTTTCGAAATAGCCGGAACATTCAGTTCATTGAGGGCTGTGCGAGGGAGAAATTCAGTGGCCATATTGCATGATCCTGGCGTCGGCCCAAGAGCCGCTGGTTTGAAAAGCAGGCGAATTCTTCAATGGTGAAAATCATGGGCAGCCGCTTCGGGCTGGATATAGAACTCTCTCAGATAATGACGGCGATTCTTGGTTCAGAGGGTAAACATCAACTTTCAGGGCAACTCGCAAAAGGTCGATTCTCGGGAGTAATCAAAGACTTCTAAGGTAAGGCACTGGTCTCCAGAAATTCCAGAAACCTGGCCTTCTCCTGCTGGGCCAGTGGTGTGCTGCCTTGGAGTTTGACAAACCATGTTCGATCTCCGCGGGGCAAAACAGCCCCCAGAATCGATTGTCCTTGTGAACCTTCAATCTCAATGAGCTGCGCAGGGCCATTGGCTGTCTTTACGTTTTTTAATTCAGAAGTGAGGGCTGCAAGTTCAATCGCTGGCATTCCCACCTGATCACGCCAGCGGTTGATGTTTTCCAGCAACCCGCCCGATTCGCCAGCCAGATCAATCACGGTGATCTCGACACGCTCATCCCCTCGTGTCACTTCATAAGCTGCTTTGCGAAAGGCATTTAACTTCCCGGGTTTCCATTCTGCGGGTGGAGAGAGCTTGATCTCTCCTTCCACCATTTTCTGCACCTCATTGACAGCTGGTGGCTTCGTCTGGCCTGATTCTGCTGCGGGCAGACTCCTATTTTGAGCAGCCCCGGGGGCCGGCATGCCACCCATCATTCCCTGGCCTTTCGCCCGACTGCCCTGCATCAGCACGAACACCACCTCATCTTCACCCAGCTTTTCTGTCGTCTGAGAAACAGAAGAACTCTCCATGGGCCCGATCCCCAGTTGACCTTTCCATCGGGAAAGATTGGCATCGAGCTGTGATTCCCACTGTTCGGGAGCACGAGGTAATGAAGAAACCGTCAACTCAATGGGGGCTCCCGCTGAATCTTTCATCACGAGTGTGGCAAAACGAAACTGATTCCCCGGGAGTTGTGACCAGCCGTCCGGAAGCGTCCATTCGGGATTCCCTCCATCGCTGAACTTTACGCTGGCGACAAACTCTTTCCATTTCGTCGCCAACCCTGCGACGGCTTCCGGAGAAGCTGTCGCTTTGAAGAACCACGCCTGGTTCCCCCGTGGCCAGATGGCTCCCCAGGTTGTCGCAGGTTCAAGTTCCACCTGCGGTGCCTGAGGAACATCTACATTTCCCCGCTCGACAAATTCGGGTCTGGTCACTTCGTACTGGCGAATTCCCGGTGCTTCGCCGCAACCTGCCAGTAAGCCCATGACCATGCAGAGAAAGAACCAGTGATAGTGCTTCAGCCGATGCTCAGCCTGCAGGAGACGATAAGCCATGTTCATAGGTGTTGAATTCATGTTGCGTAGGAGTCAGGTTGGCAAGGCAGAGGACGGCGATCACATGCCTGGGGCAAGTGAGACCGTGCGATTGTGGCAAGTTCAGGCAGGTTCAGATCACCCCCAAAATGACGCAGTGCTCATGACGAGGCCTTGCGAAGAGACTGGCGGAGATCCTCATTTCTCACAGAATTCTTGTTGGCGAACGTCTTCAGTCACACACATCCATCAGGATGAAAATCTCATCGTCCATCAGATCGAAGGTTACTGATTATAACCCTTCTTGCGGTCGCTCACCTACGGAACAAAGCCGCCCAATCCGGCAGATTCTCAAGAATGGGTTGTCATCGAGACAGGCTCCGGCTGGTCAAATGCTACGCGAAGCCGCCGAAGTGAACAAAAGAACATACTGCTGCCGCTTTACCCCTCTTCGAGCACCCCTGTGAACACAGTTTGTGTACGAAAAGCGAATCGTGGCGCGATACAAACTGTTGATACCTCTGAACAAGCCGCACCACGAATCGGCGATATGGCGTTTTTTGTCAACATCGCATGATTGACTGTAATTCCAATTTTTACAAAGACTTACGCGTTTACAACTGATCCCGGATTCGCTCTTTGTGTGGGTCAATGTCAACACGCTGGCATCATGCGTGCATACCAATCGTTGCGTTGGGTCGCCACGTCCGACACCCATCAAGTTCTCGCCTTTGTTCCAGTCGAAACGACGTCATCAACGACGAAGTTTGCGGCTGTTTCCCATCGGACTTTTGAGGGCTTGCCCTCTTCTCGTCAATAGCTGCGCAGCGTGTGCATTGTCGGCCGGCAATCACACAACCCGTTCTCCTGATTCTTGAGGTTGTGCCCTCAGGGATCGCAAACAGCTCGCCACAGTTGTTTGCAGCAGCGTGATCACACGCTGTGCTGGTGTCTCATCTCAACAGTTCACACAGAAAGTTTCACACATGCTTCGCAACCTGCTCAACGATGAAAACGGCGCCATCATCAGCGCTGAACTCGTCCTCGTCCTCACCATTCTCGTTATCGGCGTGATCGTTGGCCTCAGCGAAGTCGCTGTTGCTATCAACACCGAATTGAACGACCTGTCGAACGCTATTGGCCGTCTCGACCAGAGCTACTACTTCACAGGCTTCAAGGCCGTTTCCCCTAAGTTCAAGAGTGCAACTGCTGGTTCACGCTACAACGACGAAGTTGATGATTGCGATCTCAACGGCACATGCGAAATCGTCTGCGGCGCTTCGACCGTTGCTACAACCGAAGGTGGTTCAATCTAGTTGAATCGCCTCTTCCTGAGGCGGCTTGCTGGAACATTGGAATCCACTGGCAGACAATTGTCTGTCAGTGGATTTTTCATTTGATGACGCAGTTTGCGACAATTCGTATTCACGTGGCAGGTCGATCCCTGCGGGCATAACGCAGAGCAATCCACTGGCTCAATGTTCTCACAGGCCGCAGACGTGAATGGTGCCAGGCTCCCTCATGCAGCCAGCCGAATCCAAACAGGCAGCCGATTACACAAAACACGATCAAACCGCTCCGCAAGGTTTGATCCGTCGCAAAACGTTCGATCCAGAACTCTCTCCATGTCTGCGAAGGTGGTACTGGCAGTTGGGGAGCAGGTGGTTCCAAGGGATATGCCAATAGCAGATTTTCGGGAAGTGGATAACGCTCTTCGTTCTTGCCGAT from Planctopirus ephydatiae encodes:
- the hisS gene encoding histidine--tRNA ligase, whose amino-acid sequence is MITPRVLGGFRDYLPDAMMARERLMETARRVYRSYGFSPIDTPVLEYSEILLGKGGDESDKQLFRFRDNGDRDVAMRFDLTVPLARFSAMHAGELGLPFKRYHIAPVWRGEKPQKGRYREFVQCDFDTIGTLSNAADIETLMVIYDLLSAIGFTQNGQPQFGIRVNNRLILNGVLEQLGVAEKSVGVLRAIDKLPKVGREAVLAEMVEKVSLTNEQAVQVLDLLSTEADLDQLEKLLAANAKASEGVARLRELLSAAKEAGIPASAVTIDLSIARGLDYYTGTIYETFLTALPTIGSVCSGGRYDNLAGLFTKEQLPGIGASLGLDRLLAAMEELGMIGHATTPAVVFVPQFDESKLGAYMHLARRLRAAGIATEVYPEAKKLGKQLQYADRKGFRLAVIAGSDEFAKGEWQVKDLQSGSKEMIADAVLETRLLEILAAGK
- the ccsA gene encoding cytochrome c biogenesis protein, translated to MATEFLPRTALNELNVPAISKPGLLGLVRSILMPLASLKLTVVLFAMAIFIVLAGTLAQVEDDIWVVIRDYFRTPIAWIRFQIFFPPSFFPDMPKIPGGFYFPGGWLIGTIMAINLLAAHTVRFTFQAKGLRLFSGIGVLLVGAAMTWVVIISGDNASGILPENQQLYDQLWLCLKVSVYASFVLLFASLFWVPLSKPVTWGLLATGLAISIAGIIWLLIPGNSETPSPSSMRILWQLTKGGLAGGCLLAGCLLAFGQRAGIVLLHGGIALLMLSEVLVGTRAVEAQMSLSEGQTQNFVQDVRTVELAISNPLNDKSESVTVIPSNVLLGEPWGWKRYLPSFLGGGSTGGALDETLTDPALPFGIRIHKFYNNAQIVDPKSFATNPATAGHGLKIGAIAAETSKGTDAGGKVDMPAAYVELFKKDATSLGTYLVSALLAESGEIDSVDVDGKKYQLALRFERHYKPYSVTLKDVRRELYIGTSTPKDFSSDLHIYDPARHVDRDVKVWMNNPLRFAGDTLYQTGYHQSPQSGAEFSTISVVANQGWMIPYVSCMIVAIGMLAQFMITLLRFLNRIQKPEPAAMSIAEISDDPRRRPAKRPVVEDEPKPRTWGVWGWIPAGVAVLVFGGYIAGQSMPRSTPFTEFDLASFGELPVVSQGRTKPFDTLARTSLQVLSGKSTYADANDKSQPAIRWLLDIMAQPRVGGDHRVLRIENFELLALLGLERRPGFRYSPMEVADKLPELARQADLAREKPATELTAFEKKLLQFERQIGQLDLLTAAFGLPRIGQENPANDLREAIRRQQALEVRHPPLAVPPAADEDKWQTFASAWTMGIIRSVLSREEQDSQALSYLVTIYSSWAANKPQEFNKAVADYREWLATQNLKDVSLTKLRFEAYFNRVDWFTQAAVVYLAGFVLAMLSWLFWQKPLGRAALALLILGVIVHTLALAGRMYISGRPPVTNLYSSAVFIGWASVLLGILLEAIYRNGIGNVIGATAGYATLLIAWGLAADGDTFDVLQAVLDTQFWLATHVTCITLGYATTYIAGLLGLIYLVRGVLTPSLTPNMHRELYRMTYGVLCFSIFFSFVGTVLGGLWADDSWGRFWGWDPKENGALMIVLWNALALHARWGGLVKERGLAVLAVMGNIVVSWSWFGVNELGVGLHSYGFKEGTLFWLGLFVLSQLVVVMLGLVPKGFWWSARRHPELLSYYDR
- a CDS encoding translation initiation factor; this translates as MTRLFAGTAFDRPPTCEVCQKLEDECACPPVVKAPTWADPKTQTVKLFEEKRKGNRFVTIVRGLKRETTDFAALLTSLKSTCGAGGSIEEDDLVIQGQQLQRLTDQLKSLGYRIAGGKSK